One Campylobacterota bacterium DNA segment encodes these proteins:
- the fliH gene encoding flagellar assembly protein FliH, whose product MDVVIPNDRTGAHTISKYQFKILSSLSGSSVGEASEEIARSAGETPSALPPQTGIMHPSNKDDLIESLLKKADEMSSNVIKMQMRLEAMQEEHAQALEEAKKTAYEEGVAAGIEQEKSQNLQRQEHSHDQLGVSVKTLENAAKEFVTALDAIQKELTHTALDIAKEVIGIETHENSAKIAAKLSADLIEDLKDASKITLRVNPIDHGFISEKVGSLSHVEVLSDRAISPGGVVAISDVGNIDSEIKKRYERLKRSVLLES is encoded by the coding sequence ATGGATGTCGTTATACCCAACGATCGTACCGGCGCCCATACGATCAGCAAATACCAGTTTAAAATCCTTTCGTCGCTTTCGGGGTCCAGCGTCGGTGAAGCGAGCGAAGAGATCGCCCGCTCAGCGGGGGAAACGCCTTCGGCCCTTCCGCCGCAGACGGGGATCATGCACCCTTCGAACAAGGACGATCTGATCGAGTCGCTTCTCAAAAAAGCCGACGAAATGAGTTCCAACGTCATCAAAATGCAGATGCGCCTCGAAGCGATGCAAGAAGAGCACGCGCAGGCGCTCGAAGAGGCTAAAAAAACGGCTTACGAAGAGGGGGTGGCCGCGGGAATCGAACAGGAAAAATCCCAAAACCTCCAACGGCAGGAACATTCGCACGATCAGCTGGGCGTTTCGGTGAAAACGCTTGAAAACGCCGCCAAAGAGTTTGTCACCGCGCTCGATGCGATCCAAAAAGAACTGACCCACACCGCGCTTGACATCGCCAAAGAGGTGATCGGGATCGAAACGCACGAGAACAGCGCGAAAATCGCCGCCAAACTCTCGGCCGATCTGATCGAAGACCTCAAAGACGCATCGAAGATTACCTTGCGGGTCAATCCGATCGATCACGGGTTTATTTCCGAGAAGGTGGGGTCGCTTTCTCACGTGGAAGTACTATCCGACCGGGCGATCAGCCCCGGGGGCGTCGTTGCGATCAGCGACGTCGGGAACATCGATTCGGAGATCAAAAAGCGTTACGAAAGGCTTAAACGATCCGTCTTGCTTGAATCGTAA
- the dxs gene encoding 1-deoxy-D-xylulose-5-phosphate synthase, which produces MDIKNFTLQELAELSQKIRERILDVVSSNGGHLSSTLGATEIIVAMHRVFDADKDPFIFDVSHQSYAHKLLTGRWEAFSTLRQFGGLSGYTKPSESPLDYFVAGHSSTSISLGVGAAKAIALKNEQSSRIPVVLIGDGAMSAGMVYEALNELGDRKYPMVIILNDNEMSIAKPIGALSRMLSSAMASPFYQRFKRKTEQFVDNFGEGAHYLAKRFEESFKLITPGIMFEEMGIEYIGPIDGHDLKSLIETFETAKSMGKPVLVHVQTIKGKGYEIAEGKHEKWHGVSPFDLKSGTASAKSAAKSATQIYTEALMAAADANPKIVGVTAAMPSGTGMSELIEKYPERFWDVAIAEQHAVTSMASLAKEGFKPFCTIYSTFLQRGFDQVVHDVCLMDLPVVFAMDRAGIVGEDGETHQGAFDISFLRLIPNMTLCAPRDERSFHQVVEYAAAYERPCAIRYPRGAFFAADLPESEPFETGKAQLLIENDSDVLLIGYGNGVGRAAQTMEYLDEKPSLLDLRFVKPLDTPMLRKMARKHKRWYVFSDSVRMGGVGSALLEWLSEEKIADVAVVSFEYDDAFIKHGNTRLVEESLGLLPEQLARRVSEA; this is translated from the coding sequence ATGGACATTAAAAATTTTACGCTACAAGAACTGGCCGAACTTTCCCAGAAAATCCGTGAACGGATTTTAGACGTGGTCAGTTCGAACGGGGGGCATCTGAGCTCGACGCTCGGGGCAACCGAGATTATCGTCGCGATGCACAGGGTTTTCGACGCGGACAAAGACCCGTTTATCTTCGACGTGTCGCACCAGTCGTATGCCCACAAGCTGCTGACGGGGCGGTGGGAAGCATTTTCGACGCTTCGCCAGTTCGGAGGGCTCAGCGGGTATACGAAACCCTCTGAATCACCGTTGGACTATTTCGTGGCGGGGCACAGCTCGACATCGATTTCGCTGGGGGTCGGAGCGGCCAAGGCGATCGCCCTCAAAAACGAGCAGTCCAGCCGCATCCCGGTGGTCCTCATCGGGGACGGGGCAATGTCGGCGGGGATGGTTTACGAAGCGCTGAACGAACTTGGAGACCGGAAATACCCGATGGTAATCATCCTCAACGACAATGAGATGAGTATCGCCAAGCCGATCGGGGCCCTTAGCCGGATGCTCAGTTCCGCGATGGCCAGCCCCTTTTACCAGCGGTTCAAGCGCAAAACCGAGCAGTTCGTCGACAACTTCGGGGAAGGGGCCCACTACCTCGCCAAGCGATTTGAAGAGTCGTTCAAACTGATCACGCCGGGCATCATGTTCGAGGAGATGGGGATCGAGTACATCGGTCCCATCGACGGCCACGACCTCAAATCGTTGATCGAGACGTTCGAGACGGCCAAATCGATGGGCAAGCCGGTTCTCGTCCATGTCCAGACGATCAAAGGCAAAGGATACGAAATCGCGGAGGGAAAACACGAAAAATGGCACGGCGTTTCCCCCTTCGACCTTAAAAGCGGTACCGCCAGCGCGAAAAGCGCCGCCAAAAGTGCGACCCAGATTTACACCGAAGCGTTGATGGCGGCGGCCGATGCCAATCCGAAAATCGTCGGGGTCACTGCAGCGATGCCCAGCGGTACGGGAATGAGCGAACTGATCGAAAAGTACCCTGAGCGTTTCTGGGACGTGGCGATCGCCGAACAGCATGCGGTGACCTCCATGGCTTCGCTCGCCAAAGAGGGTTTCAAGCCTTTTTGCACCATCTACTCGACGTTTTTGCAGCGCGGATTCGACCAGGTCGTTCACGATGTCTGCCTGATGGACCTTCCGGTCGTTTTCGCTATGGACCGTGCCGGGATCGTCGGGGAAGACGGCGAGACGCACCAGGGGGCGTTCGATATCAGCTTTTTGCGGCTGATCCCCAACATGACCCTCTGCGCTCCCAGAGATGAACGTTCGTTTCATCAGGTGGTCGAGTACGCGGCGGCGTACGAACGCCCGTGCGCCATCCGTTATCCGCGCGGGGCTTTTTTCGCAGCGGATCTTCCCGAATCGGAGCCTTTTGAAACGGGGAAAGCACAGCTGTTGATCGAGAACGATTCGGACGTCCTTCTGATCGGGTACGGCAACGGTGTCGGACGCGCGGCGCAGACGATGGAGTACCTGGACGAAAAACCTTCACTCCTCGATTTGCGGTTTGTGAAACCGCTGGATACCCCGATGCTGCGCAAGATGGCCCGAAAACACAAACGGTGGTACGTCTTCAGCGATTCGGTCCGCATGGGCGGAGTCGGGAGCGCACTGCTCGAGTGGCTGTCCGAAGAGAAAATAGCGGATGTTGCGGTCGTGAGTTTCGAATACGACGACGCATTTATCAAACACGGTAACACCCGCCTCGTCGAAGAATCGCTTGGATTGCTCCCCGAACAGCTGGCCCGCCGCGTCAGCGAAGCATAA
- the pgeF gene encoding peptidoglycan editing factor PgeF, with product MKTLPSALSHSSAVLACFTTRSGGVSSAPYESANLAFHVGDDPLRVTQNHDLLSQHLGYERSRLVHMRQIHSDHVVAVDETFGFDTPPECDALITDRSCLPLMVMSADCTPILLHDPHTHAIGAVHAGREGALKAILPKTIAAMGEAYGTRAENIRISMGPSIGGCCYEINPAIASEVTTLGYQGALRREGEKVFLDVNAILLRQLETAGVNAEAVEVLAECTACRCDTYFSYRADARRTGRIAGVIMLR from the coding sequence ATGAAAACCCTACCTTCCGCCCTTTCGCACTCTTCGGCTGTTCTGGCCTGTTTCACCACCCGCAGCGGAGGCGTCTCCTCTGCCCCCTACGAGAGCGCCAATCTGGCGTTTCACGTCGGTGACGATCCGCTCCGGGTCACGCAAAACCATGACCTTCTCTCGCAGCACCTGGGGTATGAGCGTTCCCGCCTCGTTCACATGCGTCAGATCCATTCGGACCACGTGGTCGCGGTCGACGAGACGTTCGGGTTCGATACTCCTCCCGAATGCGACGCGCTCATCACCGACCGTTCCTGCCTGCCTCTCATGGTGATGAGCGCCGACTGTACCCCGATTTTACTCCACGATCCGCACACTCACGCCATCGGAGCCGTACACGCCGGACGCGAAGGGGCGCTCAAGGCGATCCTCCCCAAAACGATCGCCGCAATGGGAGAGGCCTACGGCACCCGCGCCGAAAACATTCGGATCAGCATGGGACCCTCGATCGGGGGGTGCTGCTATGAAATCAACCCTGCCATCGCGTCGGAAGTGACGACGCTGGGTTATCAGGGTGCACTGCGCCGAGAAGGTGAAAAGGTCTTTTTGGACGTCAACGCGATATTGCTGCGGCAACTCGAAACGGCGGGAGTGAACGCCGAAGCGGTTGAAGTGCTTGCGGAGTGTACGGCGTGCCGATGCGATACCTACTTTTCGTACCGCGCGGATGCGCGGCGGACCGGACGGATCGCGGGAGTGATTATGCTTCGCTGA